One genomic segment of Bombina bombina isolate aBomBom1 chromosome 4, aBomBom1.pri, whole genome shotgun sequence includes these proteins:
- the LOC128658198 gene encoding POU domain, class 4, transcription factor 1-like, which yields MAVPGLSGSVGQETRPAGGSNRMVGGLQVGHEPLGRGQQDVMGEIFRLTSILDQGAQAASSGVGEQQHTAQVSAVGLESGHAGVVGRGRVIGHGAAAGNEGGGGRGRLGVGVTVGGQQGSSVVGGGGGGARSAIRGTPDSVLFPQVSGDAAVAVCQEARREVPQRTGPGQEALPPAASGAGLRAPPCRAWLVGHSYVHWAAIHALNRPGGQQLGFRPDAVSIRWLGKRGMLWSDLPGRLEEAFLRWGRPSLIVLHLGGNDVGSLPVLELVKIIQSDVRWLKVRFPGVRVAWSNVIALLQWRHVRVHRSAYRIRKKLNRDVGRLIVEEGGFVIRHDNILGDCKRLYRPDGVHLTEEGLELFFANLAGALRRHVS from the exons ATGGCAGTCCCGGGTCTGAGTGGAAGTGTTGGACAGGAGACACGTCCTGCTGGGGGGAGTAATCGGATGGTTGGAGGGCTGcaagttgggcatgagcctctggggagaggacaaCAAGATGTGATGGGGGAGATTTTCAGGTTGACTTCAATTTTGGACCAAGGGGCGCAAGCGGCGTCCTCTGGGGTGGGGGAACAGCAGCATACAGCACAGGTCAGCGCTGTGGGTTTGGAGTCAGGTCATGCTGGTGTTGTGGGTAGAGGGAGGGTGATTGGACATGGGGCAGCAGCTGGAAACGAAGGGGGTGGTGGGAGGGGGCGGTTGGGAGTTGGGGTCACGGTAGGTGGTCAGCAAGGTAGTTCTGtagtgggagggggtgggggtggtgcCCGTTCCGCGATCCGTGGTACTCCTGACTCTGTTTTGTTTCCACAGGTGAGCGGGGATGCTGCTGTGGCAGTTTGCCAGGAGGCTAGGCGAGAGGTGCCTCAGAGGACTGGACCAGGCCAGGAGGCTCTTCCCCCGGCGGCGtcaggagcag GTTTAAGAGCCCCTCCTTGTAGAGCGTGGCtagtcggccactcgtacgttcactgggcggccattcatGCTTTGAAtcgcccgggcggccagcagctaggatttcgtccagatgcggtttcaattagatggctgggaaaaaggggaatgttgtggagtgatttgccgggtcgtctggaggaggccttccttcgttggggGAGACCTtcattgatagtgctgcatctgggtggaaatgatgtggggagtttgcctgtgctggagttggtgaaAATCATTCAGTCGGATGTGCGAtggttgaaagtgcgtttcccTGGAGTGCGAGTGGCCTGGTCAAATGTGATTGCGCTCTTGCAGTGGCGTCATGTGAGGGTGCACCGTTCAGCCTACCGTATccggaagaagttgaacagagatgtggggaggttgatcgtggaggaaggtggttttgtaatcaggcacgataacatcttgggggactgcaagcggctgtacaggccggacggggttcatttaacAGAGGAAGGCTTAGAGCTATTCTTTGCTAATTtagctggcgcgttgaggcggcatgtcagttag